The Clostridium sporogenes genome contains a region encoding:
- a CDS encoding amidohydrolase encodes MLLIKNGKILTMTDKNHVNDCILINNGKIEKIAKKIEINNESIEVIDAKGGWVMPGIIDAHCHIGIMEEGIRFEGMDLNEYSSAITPHLRAIDGINPRDLAFQSAIEAGITTVMTGMGSSNPIGGQFAIIKTYGKSVDEMLIKAPAALKIAFGENPKSIFGKKGSMPITRMGTAALIRETLYKAKNYMNRKEEALKEGKIFDIDIKMEAIIPVLKKEIPLKAHAHRSDDILTAIRIAKEFDLKLTIDHGTEAHLVADYIKESGFPVIAGPNMNFRGKVETQNRSYNTTKILQEKGILYAMITDHPVVPIEFLPMSAALAVKNGLKEEDALKAITINPAKILGIDDRVGTLEEGKEADICIYNDSPLNINSKNMYTIISGNIVYNFNKDL; translated from the coding sequence TTGCTATTAATAAAAAATGGGAAAATTTTGACTATGACTGACAAAAATCATGTAAACGATTGTATACTAATTAACAATGGTAAAATAGAAAAAATAGCTAAAAAAATAGAGATTAATAATGAGAGTATAGAGGTTATAGATGCTAAAGGCGGATGGGTAATGCCGGGTATTATTGATGCTCATTGCCATATAGGTATAATGGAGGAAGGAATAAGGTTTGAAGGCATGGATTTAAACGAGTATTCTAGTGCTATAACACCCCATTTAAGAGCCATAGACGGAATAAATCCTAGGGACTTGGCATTTCAATCTGCTATAGAAGCTGGAATAACTACAGTTATGACAGGGATGGGAAGTTCAAATCCTATAGGTGGACAATTTGCTATAATAAAAACCTATGGTAAATCTGTAGATGAAATGCTGATAAAAGCTCCAGCAGCTTTAAAGATAGCCTTTGGAGAAAATCCTAAAAGTATATTTGGAAAGAAAGGTTCTATGCCTATAACAAGAATGGGGACAGCAGCTTTAATAAGGGAAACTTTATATAAGGCTAAAAATTATATGAATAGAAAAGAGGAGGCTTTAAAGGAAGGAAAAATATTTGATATAGATATTAAAATGGAAGCAATTATTCCTGTTTTAAAAAAAGAAATACCTTTAAAGGCTCATGCTCATAGAAGTGATGATATATTAACGGCCATAAGAATAGCTAAAGAATTTGATTTAAAACTTACCATAGATCATGGTACGGAAGCACATTTAGTAGCGGATTATATAAAAGAAAGTGGTTTCCCTGTAATAGCAGGACCAAACATGAATTTTAGAGGAAAGGTAGAAACTCAAAATAGAAGTTATAATACCACAAAAATTCTACAGGAAAAAGGAATTTTATATGCTATGATTACAGATCATCCTGTAGTTCCCATTGAATTTTTGCCTATGTCAGCAGCTTTAGCTGTAAAAAATGGATTAAAAGAGGAGGATGCTCTAAAGGCTATAACCATTAATCCAGCAAAAATATTAGGGATAGATGATAGAGTAGGAACCTTAGAGGAGGGAAAAGAGGCGGATATATGCATATATAATGATAGCCCTCTTAATATAAATTCTAAAAATATGTACACTATAATTTCAGGTAATATAGTATATAATTTTAATAAAGATTTATAG
- a CDS encoding nucleoside recognition domain-containing protein: MKKLDKDEERKNTKNKLNIKYYSSKTNKKYKLKESKVKNNIDVEHSIKDKNLNEIFKNIEKFRENYNEKIRDEIVKSIYNKAEEIAGNSVKKNREKLLAQQKIDDIVTSKITGIPIMLLLLAGVLWITIEGANVPSELLAKMLFFIEDKITEFFNYVNAPSWLHGILVLGIYRTLAWVISVMLPPMAIFFPIFTLLEDAGYLPRIAFNLDHAFKKACAHGKQALTMCMGFGCNAAGVIACRIIESPRERLIAILTNNFVPCNGRFPTLIALSMIFVGLKFEGSGGSSFIATLMIVLLVLIGIGITLLVSYILSKTLLKGVPSSFTLELPPYRKPQIGRVIYTSIIDRTIFVLMRAVVVAAPAGAIIYILGNITIGDSTILVQVANALDPFSKAIGLDGFILLAFILGLPANEIVLPILIMSYLSKGAMIDFESLEQLRNILISNGWTYLTLLNTMLFSLLHFPCGTTIWTIKKETGSTKWTIFSVIMPTIIAIVVCFFTTQIYNLIV, encoded by the coding sequence GTGAAAAAATTAGATAAGGATGAAGAGAGAAAAAATACTAAAAATAAATTAAATATAAAATATTATAGCAGTAAAACTAATAAAAAATATAAATTAAAAGAGTCAAAGGTTAAAAATAATATAGATGTAGAACATAGTATTAAAGATAAAAACTTAAATGAGATTTTTAAGAACATAGAAAAATTCAGAGAAAATTATAATGAAAAAATAAGAGATGAAATAGTGAAAAGTATATACAATAAAGCAGAAGAAATCGCAGGTAACTCTGTTAAAAAGAATAGAGAAAAACTTTTAGCACAACAAAAAATAGATGATATAGTAACTTCTAAAATTACTGGAATACCTATTATGCTTTTACTTTTGGCAGGGGTTTTGTGGATAACTATAGAAGGAGCCAATGTACCTTCAGAGCTTTTAGCAAAAATGCTTTTTTTCATAGAAGACAAGATTACAGAATTTTTTAATTATGTAAACGCACCGTCCTGGCTTCATGGTATATTAGTTTTAGGTATATATAGAACTTTAGCTTGGGTTATATCTGTAATGTTACCACCTATGGCAATATTTTTCCCTATATTTACTCTATTAGAAGATGCAGGCTACCTTCCAAGAATAGCTTTTAATTTGGATCATGCTTTTAAGAAGGCTTGTGCCCATGGGAAACAAGCTTTAACTATGTGTATGGGATTTGGTTGTAATGCAGCTGGTGTTATTGCTTGTAGAATAATAGAATCCCCAAGGGAAAGGTTAATAGCTATTTTAACTAATAATTTTGTGCCTTGTAATGGAAGATTTCCTACGTTAATAGCACTTTCTATGATATTTGTTGGATTAAAATTTGAAGGTTCTGGAGGAAGTAGTTTTATAGCAACTCTTATGATAGTTCTTCTTGTACTTATAGGAATAGGAATAACCTTATTGGTTTCTTATATATTATCAAAAACATTACTAAAGGGAGTTCCATCATCCTTCACCTTGGAATTACCGCCCTATAGAAAGCCACAAATAGGAAGGGTAATATATACATCAATTATAGATAGAACTATCTTTGTATTAATGAGAGCTGTAGTAGTGGCAGCACCAGCGGGAGCTATAATATATATTTTGGGAAATATAACTATAGGGGATAGTACTATATTGGTTCAAGTGGCTAATGCTTTGGATCCTTTTAGTAAGGCTATTGGATTAGATGGATTTATACTTTTAGCCTTTATATTAGGACTTCCAGCTAATGAAATAGTGCTACCAATACTAATAATGTCCTATCTATCTAAAGGGGCTATGATAGATTTTGAAAGTTTAGAACAGCTAAGAAATATATTGATTTCAAATGGGTGGACTTACTTAACTTTATTAAACACTATGCTATTTTCCCTACTACATTTCCCTTGTGGAACCACCATATGGACTATAAAAAAGGAAACAGGAAGTACAAAATGGACTATATTTTCAGTAATTATGCCTACGATAATAGCTATAGTAGTATGTTTCTTCACAACACAAATTTATAATTTAATAGTATAA
- a CDS encoding ABC transporter substrate-binding protein, which translates to MFNLKFKKSSIDKNINSLNEKSIEKPCDIAIYEDNLKVLTNNQKKIVKKLDKKIIETDSVTELLIKITKDISNYVEMEMDSISKVTGEISNYSAIAEEVFSSTENSKQISENTMEVAKAGNGAALNSIEAMKEIEGSMLYSKTVVKDLSTKALDINNMLDVIKDIANNTNLLSLNASIEAARAGEAGKGFAVVAQEVKKLAERSMDSVDFIGSNIKEINTSIDNAINAINETMNKVKEGTEIANKTMETFNSIISSIKTSTTVSEEINDAITKQIGHLENVIHSTEEMNSTSEKLMFIVELASLNTQYTKTSLKDLSEVSQNLKYISNNLLNKIQIDSKENNIILNTCIDKPLYSDPALSYDFNSSFLLNNIHIGLLTINSYGEISPGVAKSWYLEDDNLTWVFNLKKGIKFHNGKEVTSEDVKFSLERLLDPKLDSPNDWLLEIIEGSEAFKKGVANHVSGIKILDKYRISLTLSYSYSGFLLNLGLELCAIINKDSINNGDVVGCGPYKLSEFNNDGCKLEAFKEYFNGAPYIDIININFKTESPIEDFLNKDLDVLTLNDEKEYTALCSNKNIKLIEQDLLATYYASFNMESNSIFSKDKNIRYALNLAIDKNRIIKDLLGGLGIEAKGPFPPSIIPNNKLKGFSHNKSKAKEILSRSDFNRSRDKLNILVRREKDSLFSKITEYVLEDLGSIGIDCVVKEVDSSEYLNLDNILKFDMAISRWCADSGDPDNFLEPLFNINNVSNISRYDNKIVTEKLQIAKNLINPEKREKLYEEIQEIIVEDVPWIFLYHPKIAIAVQNNILGLKANPLGLFKYEDIIKN; encoded by the coding sequence ATGTTTAATTTAAAATTCAAAAAATCTTCCATAGATAAAAATATTAATAGCTTAAATGAAAAAAGTATAGAAAAGCCCTGTGATATTGCAATCTATGAAGATAACTTAAAAGTTCTAACTAATAATCAAAAAAAAATAGTAAAAAAACTTGATAAAAAAATAATAGAAACAGATTCTGTTACGGAATTATTAATTAAAATAACAAAGGATATATCTAATTATGTAGAAATGGAAATGGATTCTATCTCCAAGGTTACAGGTGAGATAAGTAACTATTCTGCCATAGCAGAGGAGGTTTTTTCTAGCACAGAAAACTCAAAACAAATATCGGAAAATACTATGGAAGTTGCTAAAGCAGGTAACGGCGCTGCTTTAAATTCTATAGAAGCTATGAAAGAAATAGAAGGATCTATGTTATATTCCAAAACCGTAGTAAAGGATTTAAGTACTAAAGCTTTAGATATTAACAATATGCTAGATGTAATAAAAGATATTGCAAACAATACTAATTTATTATCTTTAAATGCCTCTATTGAAGCTGCAAGAGCCGGTGAAGCCGGTAAAGGTTTTGCAGTAGTTGCCCAGGAAGTAAAAAAACTGGCAGAAAGAAGCATGGATTCCGTTGATTTTATAGGAAGCAATATAAAAGAAATAAATACTAGTATAGATAATGCTATAAATGCTATAAATGAAACCATGAATAAAGTAAAAGAAGGTACTGAAATAGCTAATAAAACTATGGAAACCTTCAACAGCATAATATCTTCTATAAAAACTAGCACTACTGTATCTGAAGAAATTAATGATGCTATTACAAAACAAATAGGCCATTTAGAAAATGTTATACACTCCACTGAAGAAATGAATTCTACTTCTGAAAAATTAATGTTTATAGTAGAATTAGCTTCTTTAAATACTCAATATACCAAAACTTCTTTAAAGGATTTATCTGAGGTTTCACAAAACTTAAAATATATTAGTAATAATCTTTTAAATAAAATACAAATTGATTCTAAAGAAAATAATATAATATTAAATACTTGTATTGACAAACCCCTATATTCAGACCCTGCCTTAAGTTATGACTTTAATAGTAGTTTTTTATTAAATAATATACATATAGGTCTTTTAACCATAAATTCCTATGGAGAAATATCCCCTGGAGTAGCTAAAAGTTGGTATTTAGAAGATGATAACCTTACTTGGGTCTTTAATCTTAAAAAAGGAATAAAGTTTCATAATGGTAAAGAAGTTACCTCTGAAGATGTAAAATTTTCGTTGGAAAGACTTTTAGATCCTAAACTTGACTCTCCTAATGATTGGCTACTAGAAATTATAGAGGGATCTGAAGCTTTTAAAAAGGGCGTAGCAAATCATGTTTCTGGTATTAAAATATTAGATAAATATAGAATTTCTTTAACTTTATCCTATTCCTATAGTGGATTTTTATTAAACCTTGGATTAGAACTCTGCGCTATAATAAATAAGGATTCTATAAATAATGGGGATGTAGTAGGATGTGGCCCTTATAAACTATCTGAATTTAATAATGACGGATGCAAACTAGAGGCCTTCAAAGAATATTTTAATGGAGCTCCTTATATTGATATTATAAATATTAATTTTAAAACTGAGTCTCCTATAGAGGATTTCTTAAATAAGGATTTAGATGTATTAACTTTAAATGATGAAAAGGAATATACAGCTTTATGTTCTAATAAAAATATAAAGCTTATAGAACAGGATTTACTAGCAACTTACTATGCTAGTTTTAATATGGAATCTAACTCTATATTTTCTAAAGATAAAAATATAAGATATGCTCTTAACTTAGCTATAGATAAAAATAGAATAATAAAGGATCTATTAGGTGGATTAGGAATTGAAGCAAAGGGACCTTTTCCTCCAAGCATAATACCTAATAATAAACTAAAAGGTTTTTCACATAATAAATCTAAAGCAAAGGAAATTCTTTCTAGAAGTGATTTTAATAGGTCTCGAGATAAATTAAATATACTAGTACGAAGGGAAAAGGATTCTTTATTTTCTAAAATAACAGAATATGTACTAGAGGATCTAGGAAGTATAGGCATAGACTGTGTTGTAAAAGAAGTAGATTCTTCTGAATATTTAAACTTAGATAATATTTTAAAATTTGATATGGCTATAAGCAGATGGTGCGCTGATTCTGGAGATCCTGATAATTTCTTAGAGCCATTATTTAATATAAACAATGTATCCAACATATCTAGATATGATAATAAAATAGTAACTGAAAAATTACAAATAGCTAAGAATTTAATAAATCCTGAAAAAAGAGAAAAATTATATGAAGAAATACAAGAAATTATAGTAGAGGATGTTCCCTGGATATTTTTATATCATCCTAAAATAGCTATAGCAGTACAAAATAATATACTTGGATTAAAAGCTAATCCTTTAGGTCTTTTCAAATATGAAGATATAATAAAAAATTAG
- a CDS encoding FeoA family protein: protein MEENCKLSEVPVGKTCKVKELKVKELLKQRILDLGMVPNTEIYVLRRSPWGDPTAYLIRDTCIALRKEEGDKIIVTMN from the coding sequence GTGGAAGAAAACTGTAAATTATCGGAGGTACCAGTAGGTAAAACTTGCAAAGTAAAAGAATTAAAAGTAAAAGAATTATTAAAACAAAGGATTTTAGATCTAGGTATGGTGCCTAATACAGAAATTTATGTTTTAAGAAGAAGTCCCTGGGGGGATCCTACAGCTTATTTGATAAGAGATACTTGTATCGCTCTTAGAAAAGAAGAGGGTGACAAAATAATAGTTACTATGAATTAA
- the cobC gene encoding alpha-ribazole phosphatase, translating into MNIYLVRHGETEQNKRKNFYGKLDVGLNKKGEDQSYKVGELLKNVDFNKIYISDRKRTRETAERILERNKFYEKEKNIIYKDKRINEIDFGIFEGKSYEEIGFLYPKEQERWERDWKNFAPPKGESAVGFYNRVENFMKHIQKEEDGDYLIVSHGGVIRMIYSYILQNNMDFYWNFASRNGDITLIKYEYENLFIDYILPTKLI; encoded by the coding sequence ATGAATATATACTTAGTAAGACATGGAGAAACGGAGCAAAACAAAAGAAAAAATTTTTATGGTAAATTAGATGTGGGATTAAATAAAAAGGGAGAAGATCAAAGCTATAAAGTGGGAGAACTTTTAAAGAATGTAGATTTCAATAAAATTTATATAAGTGATAGAAAAAGAACTAGAGAAACTGCAGAAAGAATTTTAGAGAGAAACAAATTTTATGAAAAAGAAAAAAATATTATTTATAAAGATAAAAGAATAAATGAAATAGATTTTGGTATTTTTGAAGGTAAATCCTATGAGGAGATAGGCTTTTTATATCCAAAAGAACAAGAGAGATGGGAAAGGGATTGGAAAAACTTTGCCCCTCCTAAGGGTGAAAGTGCAGTGGGATTTTATAATAGAGTAGAAAACTTCATGAAACATATACAAAAAGAAGAGGATGGAGACTATTTAATAGTTTCCCATGGAGGGGTAATAAGAATGATATATAGTTACATACTTCAGAATAATATGGACTTTTACTGGAATTTTGCTTCAAGAAATGGAGATATAACATTAATTAAA
- the brnQ gene encoding branched-chain amino acid transport system II carrier protein, which yields MKKTSAKDFIVIGFALFAMFFGAGNLIFPPFMGKLVGDQAPAAIIGFLLTGVGLPLTGIIACAKINGTFSDISGRVGKMFAIISTTALILAIGPMLAIPRTAATTYELAVHPIFPGVAPVVAVIIYFAISLSFVLRPSGIVDSIGKVLTPALLVMLAIIIIKGLVSPIAPITSTGFEGAFSKSLLEGYQTMDAMASVIFASIIITAVRAKGYTEKKDIVSLTIKSGIVAAVGLAFVYGGLMVLGSQTSQVIPGEIGRSALVVEIVKRLLGNAGTVILGVAVGLACLTTAIGLISTGAEYFSGLTKGKVSYNAFAIIISVVSALLGTGGVDKIVKFSVPVLQVLYPIVIVLIAITLAGKAVKNNTVVRITVYTTLVISLIDTINILTGGNVAFIKGILGIIPLSNVGFSWLLPSIIAFIIGTVAFGNKQDENSNIADA from the coding sequence ATGAAGAAAACATCAGCAAAAGATTTCATAGTTATTGGTTTTGCACTTTTCGCAATGTTTTTTGGGGCAGGCAACTTGATTTTCCCACCTTTTATGGGAAAATTAGTAGGGGATCAGGCACCAGCAGCAATTATAGGTTTTTTACTTACTGGAGTAGGTTTACCATTAACTGGTATAATAGCCTGTGCTAAAATAAATGGGACATTTTCAGATATATCAGGAAGAGTAGGAAAAATGTTTGCTATTATATCTACAACAGCATTAATATTAGCTATAGGACCTATGCTTGCTATACCAAGAACAGCAGCTACTACTTATGAATTAGCGGTACATCCAATATTTCCAGGCGTAGCTCCAGTTGTAGCAGTTATAATTTATTTTGCTATTTCTTTATCCTTTGTATTAAGACCATCAGGAATAGTTGATAGTATAGGTAAAGTTTTAACACCAGCGTTATTGGTTATGTTAGCAATTATAATAATTAAAGGATTAGTTTCTCCTATAGCACCTATTACATCAACTGGATTTGAAGGAGCATTTTCAAAGTCTTTACTTGAAGGATATCAAACAATGGATGCTATGGCATCAGTAATATTTGCATCAATAATAATAACAGCTGTAAGGGCTAAGGGATACACAGAGAAAAAAGATATTGTTAGTCTTACTATAAAATCAGGAATTGTAGCTGCAGTAGGATTAGCTTTTGTTTATGGCGGACTTATGGTTTTAGGTAGTCAAACTTCACAAGTAATTCCTGGAGAAATAGGAAGATCAGCTTTAGTTGTTGAAATAGTTAAAAGACTTTTAGGTAATGCAGGTACAGTTATATTAGGAGTAGCAGTTGGCCTTGCCTGTCTTACAACAGCAATTGGACTTATATCCACAGGAGCAGAATATTTCAGTGGTTTAACTAAGGGTAAAGTATCTTATAATGCTTTTGCAATTATTATAAGTGTGGTAAGTGCATTACTTGGAACAGGTGGCGTTGATAAAATAGTTAAATTCTCAGTTCCAGTATTACAAGTTTTATATCCAATAGTAATAGTTTTAATAGCGATAACTTTAGCAGGTAAAGCTGTAAAAAATAATACCGTTGTAAGAATTACTGTTTATACTACATTAGTAATAAGTTTAATAGATACAATAAATATACTAACAGGTGGAAATGTAGCTTTTATAAAAGGTATTTTAGGAATTATACCACTTTCTAATGTTGGTTTTTCATGGTTACTTCCATCCATTATAGCATTTATAATAGGTACAGTAGCTTTTGGTAATAAACAAGATGAAAATTCAAATATAGCAGATGCTTAA
- a CDS encoding FeoB small GTPase domain-containing protein — protein MGLTYTSGKKEALKDLFNVEKDNKNDIVVALAGNPNTGKSTVFNALTGLHQHTGNWPGKTVTNAQGKYNHKERDFIVVDLPGTYSLLASSVEEQVARDFICFGKPDVVVVVVDATSVERNLNLLLQILEITPKVVVSLNLMDEAKKKEIKIDVNKLRSELGVPVVPTIARSNKGIYELKDNIYNLALGKIKTNPVKVEYSNEIECEIKKISYLLEKVFPREISLQWLALRLLDGDESILNSISKYLNYDMKSALIKGD, from the coding sequence ATGGGATTAACCTATACTTCAGGTAAAAAAGAGGCCTTAAAAGATCTCTTTAATGTGGAAAAAGATAATAAAAATGATATTGTAGTAGCATTAGCCGGTAATCCTAATACAGGAAAAAGTACGGTTTTTAATGCATTAACAGGGTTACACCAACATACAGGAAATTGGCCAGGAAAGACAGTAACCAATGCACAGGGAAAATATAATCATAAGGAAAGAGATTTTATAGTGGTTGATTTACCTGGAACCTATTCATTACTTGCCAGCTCTGTAGAGGAACAGGTAGCTAGAGATTTTATTTGTTTTGGAAAACCAGATGTGGTGGTTGTGGTAGTAGATGCTACTTCTGTAGAAAGAAATTTAAATCTACTTCTTCAAATATTAGAAATTACTCCTAAGGTTGTGGTTTCTTTAAATTTAATGGATGAGGCTAAAAAGAAAGAAATTAAAATTGATGTAAATAAGCTAAGAAGTGAATTAGGGGTACCTGTTGTACCAACTATTGCAAGAAGTAATAAAGGAATATATGAATTAAAGGATAATATCTATAATTTAGCTTTAGGAAAGATAAAGACTAATCCAGTTAAAGTAGAATACAGCAATGAAATAGAGTGTGAAATAAAAAAAATAAGTTATTTATTAGAAAAAGTATTTCCCAGGGAAATATCTTTGCAGTGGTTAGCTCTAAGATTATTAGATGGTGATGAGTCTATTTTAAATTCTATAAGTAAATATTTAAATTATGATATGAAAAGTGCTTTAATAAAGGGGGATTAA
- the brnQ gene encoding branched-chain amino acid transport system II carrier protein, whose translation MKKTSSKDFIVIGFALFAMFFGAGNLIFPPFIGNLVGDKAPVAIIGFLITGVGLPLSAIIACAKINGTFSDISGRVGKMFAIISTTALILAIGPMLCIPRTAATTYELTVQPIFPGITPVVSAIIYFSICLVFVLRPSGIVDSIGKVLTPCLLVMLSIIIIKGLVSPLGPVVNTNFKGAFSTSLLEGYQTMDTMGSVIYASIILAAVRSKGYTDQKDVISVTIKSGMVAIIGLGLVYGGLMILGSQTSQIISGKIGRTALVIEIVKRDLGNIGIVILGIAVGLACLTTAVGLLSTGAEYLSKLTKGKVSYNVFAIIISLVSGILGIGGVDKIIKFSVPILQILYPIVIVLIVITLLGKAVKNDSVVKFTVYITLIVSIIDTMNTLTGEKVAFIKGILGIIPLSGVGFAWLIPAIIAFIIGTIVFGNKQEKISQAVDC comes from the coding sequence ATGAAAAAAACATCATCAAAAGATTTTATAGTTATTGGGTTTGCACTTTTTGCAATGTTTTTTGGGGCAGGCAACTTAATATTTCCACCTTTTATTGGGAATTTAGTAGGGGACAAGGCACCTGTAGCCATCATTGGTTTTTTGATTACTGGAGTAGGGTTACCATTGAGTGCTATAATAGCCTGTGCTAAAATAAATGGTACGTTTTCAGATATATCAGGAAGAGTAGGAAAGATGTTTGCTATTATATCTACAACAGCATTAATATTAGCTATAGGACCTATGCTTTGTATACCAAGAACCGCAGCTACTACTTATGAATTAACAGTACAGCCGATATTTCCAGGTATAACTCCAGTAGTATCAGCTATAATTTACTTTTCCATTTGTTTAGTTTTTGTATTAAGGCCATCAGGAATAGTTGACAGTATAGGGAAAGTTTTAACACCCTGTTTATTGGTTATGTTATCAATTATAATAATAAAGGGATTAGTTTCACCACTAGGGCCTGTGGTTAATACTAATTTTAAGGGGGCATTTTCAACATCTTTACTTGAAGGCTATCAAACAATGGATACTATGGGCTCAGTAATATATGCATCAATAATTTTAGCAGCTGTAAGAAGTAAGGGATATACAGATCAAAAGGATGTAATAAGTGTTACTATAAAATCAGGTATGGTTGCTATAATAGGATTGGGTTTGGTTTATGGTGGACTTATGATTTTAGGGAGTCAAACTTCACAAATAATCTCTGGAAAAATAGGGAGAACCGCTTTAGTTATTGAAATAGTTAAAAGAGATTTAGGGAATATAGGAATAGTTATATTAGGAATAGCTGTTGGACTCGCATGCCTTACTACAGCTGTTGGGCTTTTATCTACAGGAGCAGAATATCTTAGTAAATTAACTAAGGGGAAAGTATCCTATAATGTTTTTGCAATTATTATAAGTTTAGTAAGTGGAATACTGGGAATAGGTGGGGTTGATAAAATAATTAAATTTTCAGTTCCAATATTACAAATTTTATATCCAATAGTAATAGTATTAATAGTAATAACTTTATTAGGTAAAGCTGTGAAGAATGATAGTGTAGTAAAATTTACTGTTTATATTACATTAATAGTAAGTATAATAGATACAATGAATACATTAACAGGTGAAAAGGTGGCTTTTATAAAAGGTATTTTAGGAATTATACCTCTTTCCGGTGTTGGGTTCGCATGGCTAATTCCAGCAATTATAGCATTTATAATAGGTACAATAGTTTTCGGGAATAAACAAGAAAAAATTTCCCAGGCAGTGGATTGTTAA